A genome region from Mycobacterium florentinum includes the following:
- a CDS encoding lipid-transfer protein, whose product MLSGKAAIVGIGATDFSKDSGRSELRLAAEAVLDALDDAGLSPADVDGLTTFTMDTNKEIAVARAAGIGELKFFAQTHYGGGAACGTVQHAAMAVATGVADVVVAYRAFNERSGMRFGQVQTRLVGDAGVQADSTSADNSFSYPHGLSTPAAQVAMIAQRYMHWSGATSRDFGAISVADRKHAAKNPKAYFYEKPITIEDHQNSRWIAEPLRLLDCCQETDGAVAIVVTSAERAKDLKHRPAVIEAASQGSSPDQYTMVSYYRPELGLPEMGVVGRQLWSQSGLSPADIQTAILYDHFTPFTLIQLEELGFCGRGEAKDFIANGAVEVGGRLPINTHGGQLGEAYIHGMNGIAEGVRQLRGTSVNPVPDVEHVLVTAGTGVPTSGLILG is encoded by the coding sequence ATGTTGTCGGGTAAGGCCGCGATCGTCGGCATCGGCGCCACCGACTTCTCCAAGGACTCCGGCCGCAGTGAGCTGCGGCTGGCGGCCGAGGCGGTTCTGGATGCGTTGGACGACGCGGGGCTGAGCCCTGCCGACGTCGACGGGCTGACCACTTTCACGATGGATACCAACAAGGAGATCGCCGTCGCACGGGCGGCCGGAATCGGTGAGCTGAAGTTCTTCGCCCAGACGCATTACGGCGGCGGTGCCGCGTGCGGAACGGTCCAGCATGCCGCGATGGCCGTCGCGACGGGTGTGGCCGATGTCGTGGTGGCGTACCGCGCATTCAACGAGCGGTCCGGCATGCGGTTCGGTCAGGTGCAGACCCGGCTGGTGGGAGACGCTGGCGTACAGGCTGATTCGACATCAGCTGACAACTCCTTCTCGTACCCCCACGGGCTGTCGACGCCGGCGGCACAGGTCGCGATGATCGCTCAGCGTTACATGCACTGGTCGGGCGCGACGAGCCGCGACTTCGGCGCCATCTCGGTGGCCGATCGCAAGCATGCCGCCAAGAATCCCAAGGCTTACTTCTACGAGAAGCCGATCACCATTGAGGATCACCAGAATTCGCGGTGGATCGCCGAGCCGCTGCGGCTGCTGGACTGCTGCCAGGAGACCGACGGGGCGGTCGCGATCGTGGTGACGTCGGCGGAGCGAGCGAAGGATCTCAAGCATCGGCCGGCGGTCATCGAGGCGGCCTCACAGGGCTCCAGCCCCGACCAGTACACAATGGTCAGCTACTACCGCCCCGAACTGGGCCTGCCCGAGATGGGTGTGGTGGGCCGGCAGCTGTGGTCGCAATCGGGGCTTTCGCCGGCCGACATTCAGACCGCGATCCTCTACGACCACTTCACACCGTTCACGCTGATTCAGTTGGAGGAGTTGGGTTTCTGTGGTCGTGGCGAGGCCAAGGACTTCATCGCCAACGGTGCGGTCGAGGTGGGCGGACGACTGCCCATCAACACGCACGGCGGCCAACTTGGCGAGGCCTACATCCACGGCATGAACGGCATCGCGGAAGGCGTGCGACAACTGCGGGGCACTTCGGTGAACCCGGTGCCCGACGTCGAGCACGTGCTCGTCACCGCCGGAACCGGTGTGCCTACCTCCGGCCTCATCCTCGGCTAG
- a CDS encoding 2-keto-4-pentenoate hydratase: protein MLSVAIRDELAADLAQAERSREPIAPLTSAHPDIDVVDAYEIQLINIRQRVAEGARVLGHKVGLSSKAMQQMMGVDEPDYGHLLDEMQVFEDTPVKAGNYLYPRVEVEVGFILSGDLPGAGCTEEDVLAATEALVPSIELIDTRITDWKIALCDTIADNASSAGFVLGKARVAPADIDVKTIDAVLTRNGEVIAEGRSDAVLGNPVTAVAWLARKVESFGVRLRKGDVVLPGSCTKAIDARPGDDFVADFAGLGSVHLSFE, encoded by the coding sequence ATGCTCAGTGTTGCGATCCGCGACGAGCTGGCAGCCGACCTGGCGCAAGCCGAACGAAGCCGCGAGCCGATCGCCCCGCTCACGTCCGCCCACCCCGACATCGACGTCGTCGACGCCTACGAGATCCAGCTGATCAACATCCGGCAGCGAGTCGCTGAGGGCGCGCGGGTGCTGGGCCACAAAGTCGGCCTGTCCAGCAAGGCGATGCAGCAGATGATGGGCGTCGACGAGCCGGACTATGGCCACCTGCTCGACGAGATGCAGGTGTTCGAGGACACCCCGGTCAAGGCGGGCAACTACCTGTACCCGCGGGTGGAGGTAGAGGTCGGTTTCATTCTCTCCGGCGACCTGCCGGGCGCCGGCTGCACCGAAGAGGACGTGCTGGCGGCCACCGAGGCGCTGGTGCCCTCGATCGAGCTGATCGACACCCGGATCACCGACTGGAAGATCGCGTTGTGCGACACCATCGCCGACAACGCCTCGTCGGCCGGTTTCGTGCTGGGTAAGGCCCGGGTCGCGCCGGCCGACATCGACGTCAAGACGATCGACGCGGTGCTGACGCGCAACGGCGAGGTGATCGCCGAGGGCCGCAGCGACGCCGTGTTGGGCAATCCGGTGACGGCGGTGGCCTGGCTGGCCCGCAAGGTCGAGAGCTTCGGGGTCAGGCTGCGCAAGGGTGACGTGGTGCTTCCCGGTTCGTGCACCAAGGCGATCGACGCCCGTCCCGGCGACGACTTCGTCGCCGATTTCGCGGGGCTGGGATCAGTCCATTTGTCGTTTGAATAG
- a CDS encoding MaoC family dehydratase produces the protein MSAPVVEVGTILPELQLEGSPTFIISTALATRDFQDVHHDRDLAQAKGSKDIFVNILTDTGLVQRYVTDWAGPTALIKSIGLRLGVPWYAYDTVTFSGEVTAIDDGLITLKVFGRNSLGDHVIANVTLTIGGA, from the coding sequence ATGAGCGCACCTGTCGTGGAAGTGGGCACTATCCTGCCCGAACTCCAGCTGGAGGGTTCGCCGACTTTCATCATCTCAACGGCCCTGGCTACCAGGGACTTTCAGGACGTGCACCATGACCGGGACCTGGCGCAGGCCAAGGGTTCCAAGGATATCTTCGTCAACATCCTCACTGATACCGGGCTGGTGCAGCGCTATGTCACCGACTGGGCGGGGCCTACGGCGTTGATCAAATCGATCGGGCTGCGGCTCGGCGTGCCGTGGTATGCCTACGACACCGTGACCTTCTCAGGTGAGGTGACCGCAATCGATGATGGGTTGATCACGTTGAAGGTATTCGGCCGCAACAGCCTTGGCGACCACGTCATCGCGAATGTGACGCTGACGATCGGGGGTGCCTGA
- a CDS encoding endonuclease domain-containing protein codes for MGEPFLGREAVACGLLTKSQLETRHVRLFPGVYIDRDAELTAVVRAKAGWLWTGRRGIVAGFSAAALHGSEWVDDRRAVELIHDNHHCAAGIQLHRNVVEPDEIEVIGGVVVTSPTRTALDLGCWYPTTTAVAGIDALARATEVKVVDVESLALRHVGRRGIARARPAISLFDPGAQSPKESWLRVVLIQAGLPRPQTQIPVRNEFGSAIAYLDMGWEDVKVAVEYDGDHHRSDRRQYTWDIRRQEQLERRGWVLVRVVAGDRPGDIVRRVRSARASRAPG; via the coding sequence ATGGGCGAGCCATTTCTCGGAAGGGAAGCCGTTGCGTGTGGCCTGCTGACCAAGAGTCAGCTGGAAACGCGTCACGTCCGCCTGTTTCCAGGCGTCTACATCGATCGCGACGCTGAGCTCACCGCCGTGGTGCGAGCCAAGGCCGGGTGGTTGTGGACCGGGCGCAGGGGAATTGTGGCGGGTTTCTCGGCGGCCGCGCTACATGGCAGCGAATGGGTCGACGACAGAAGAGCTGTGGAGCTTATCCACGACAACCACCATTGCGCCGCGGGCATACAGCTGCATAGAAACGTCGTCGAACCGGACGAAATCGAAGTGATCGGCGGCGTAGTGGTTACATCGCCGACGAGGACGGCGCTAGATCTCGGTTGCTGGTATCCGACAACGACTGCAGTGGCGGGCATCGACGCGTTGGCCCGCGCGACAGAAGTCAAAGTAGTTGACGTCGAGTCTCTGGCTCTCAGGCATGTGGGACGTCGAGGCATCGCACGAGCGCGCCCTGCGATCAGTTTGTTCGACCCCGGAGCGCAGTCGCCGAAGGAATCCTGGTTACGCGTTGTCCTGATCCAGGCGGGCTTGCCGAGACCGCAGACGCAGATTCCGGTGCGCAACGAATTCGGCAGTGCGATCGCGTATTTGGACATGGGCTGGGAGGACGTCAAGGTCGCTGTGGAATATGACGGCGATCACCACCGCAGCGACCGGCGGCAGTACACCTGGGACATACGACGACAAGAACAACTAGAGCGTCGTGGGTGGGTTCTCGTCCGGGTGGTCGCCGGCGATCGGCCCGGAGACATCGTTCGCAGGGTTCGCTCCGCACGTGCGAGCCGAGCCCCCGGCTAG
- the fadE29 gene encoding acyl-CoA dehydrogenase FadE29: protein MFIDLTPEQRALQAELREYFSNLISPEEAKAMESDRHNEAYRAVIRRMGQDRKLGVGWPKEFGGHGFGPIEQSIFVNEAHRADVPLPAVTLQTVGPTLQQYGSELQKKKFLPAILAGEVHFAIGYTEPEAGTDLASLRTTAIRQGDEYIVNGQKVFTTGAHDADYIWLACRTDPEAVKHKGISILIVDTKDPGYSWTPIILSDGAHHTNATYYNDVRVPADMLVGEENGGWRLITTQLNNERVMLGPAGRTAGIYDRLHAWASKPGGDGVTPIDHSDVKRALGEIYSMWRINELLNWQVAAAGEDINVADAASTKVFGTESIQYIGRLAEEIVGKYGNPAESDTAELLEWLDSQTKRNLVITFGGGVNEVMREMIAASGLKVPRVPR, encoded by the coding sequence ATGTTCATAGACCTGACTCCCGAGCAGCGGGCGCTGCAAGCGGAGCTTCGCGAATACTTCTCGAATCTCATTTCGCCCGAAGAGGCGAAGGCGATGGAGTCCGACCGTCACAACGAGGCCTATCGTGCGGTGATCCGGCGCATGGGCCAAGATCGCAAGCTCGGCGTCGGATGGCCAAAGGAGTTCGGCGGCCACGGCTTTGGGCCGATCGAGCAGTCGATCTTCGTCAACGAGGCACACCGTGCCGACGTGCCACTGCCCGCGGTGACGCTGCAGACGGTCGGCCCAACCCTGCAGCAGTACGGCAGCGAGCTGCAGAAGAAGAAGTTCCTGCCCGCCATTCTGGCCGGCGAGGTGCACTTCGCGATCGGCTACACCGAGCCGGAGGCCGGCACCGACTTGGCGTCGCTGCGTACCACCGCCATACGGCAGGGTGACGAATACATCGTCAACGGCCAGAAGGTCTTCACCACCGGCGCGCACGACGCCGACTACATCTGGCTGGCCTGCCGAACCGACCCGGAAGCCGTTAAGCACAAAGGTATTTCGATCCTGATCGTCGACACCAAGGATCCCGGCTACTCCTGGACGCCGATCATCTTGTCCGACGGTGCCCACCACACCAACGCCACGTACTACAACGATGTGCGGGTGCCGGCCGACATGCTGGTCGGTGAGGAGAACGGCGGATGGCGGCTGATCACCACTCAGCTCAACAACGAGCGCGTGATGCTCGGCCCGGCGGGTCGCACCGCCGGCATCTACGACCGGTTGCACGCCTGGGCCTCCAAGCCCGGTGGCGACGGCGTCACGCCGATCGATCACTCCGACGTCAAGCGGGCGCTCGGTGAGATCTACTCGATGTGGCGGATCAACGAGCTGCTCAATTGGCAGGTTGCCGCGGCCGGTGAGGACATCAACGTGGCCGATGCCGCGTCGACGAAAGTCTTTGGCACCGAGAGCATTCAGTACATCGGGCGTCTCGCCGAGGAAATCGTCGGCAAATACGGCAACCCGGCCGAGTCGGACACCGCGGAGCTGCTCGAGTGGCTCGACTCGCAAACCAAGCGCAATCTGGTGATCACCTTCGGTGGAGGCGTGAACGAGGTGATGCGTGAAATGATCGCGGCATCCGGCCTTAAAGTGCCGAGGGTGCCTCGATGA
- a CDS encoding cytochrome P450: MAPPNIPADFDFLDPDVNLAGLPVKELAELRKAEPIHWVDIPGGSGGFEDHGYWIVTKHADVKEVSRRSDVFSSWLNGAIPTWPPEMKREQVELQRSVMLNMDAPHHTRLRKIISRGFTPRAIGRLEAELAQRAENIAKSAAAEGGGDFVEQVSCELPLQAIAGLLGVPQEDRDKLFRWSNEMTGGTDPEYATVDPAQSSMELIAYAMAMAEERGKNPTDDIVTTLIQADIEGEKLSDDEFGFFVVMLAVAGNETTRNSITHGMIAFANNPDQWELFKKERPATAADEIIRWATPVSAFQRTANEDVELGGVLIKKGQRVVMSYRSANFDEDVFEDPHSFNILRDPNPHVGFGGTGAHYCIGANLARMTINLIFNAVADQMPDITSVGEPERLRSGWLNGIKHWQVDYTGKSAVTS; encoded by the coding sequence ATGGCACCCCCCAACATTCCCGCAGACTTCGATTTCCTTGACCCCGACGTCAACCTCGCCGGGCTGCCCGTCAAGGAGCTCGCCGAGCTACGCAAGGCCGAGCCGATCCACTGGGTCGACATCCCGGGCGGTTCGGGCGGCTTCGAGGACCACGGCTACTGGATCGTCACCAAGCACGCCGACGTCAAAGAGGTGTCGCGCCGCAGCGACGTCTTCTCGAGCTGGTTGAACGGCGCGATTCCGACCTGGCCGCCCGAGATGAAGCGCGAGCAGGTCGAACTGCAGCGCAGCGTGATGCTCAACATGGACGCCCCCCACCACACCCGGTTGCGCAAGATCATCTCCCGCGGGTTCACCCCACGGGCCATCGGTCGCCTGGAGGCCGAACTGGCCCAGCGCGCCGAGAACATCGCCAAGAGCGCCGCGGCGGAGGGTGGCGGCGACTTCGTCGAACAGGTCTCGTGCGAGCTGCCGCTGCAGGCCATCGCGGGCCTGCTCGGTGTCCCGCAGGAGGACCGCGACAAGCTGTTCCGCTGGTCCAACGAGATGACCGGTGGCACCGACCCCGAGTACGCCACCGTTGACCCCGCGCAGTCGTCGATGGAACTGATCGCCTACGCCATGGCCATGGCCGAGGAGCGCGGCAAAAACCCCACCGACGACATCGTCACCACGCTCATCCAGGCCGACATCGAGGGCGAAAAGCTCTCCGACGACGAGTTCGGGTTTTTCGTGGTGATGCTCGCGGTGGCCGGCAACGAGACCACCCGCAACTCGATCACCCACGGCATGATCGCATTCGCCAACAACCCCGATCAGTGGGAGCTGTTCAAAAAGGAACGGCCCGCCACCGCGGCCGACGAGATCATCCGGTGGGCCACCCCGGTGTCGGCGTTCCAGCGCACCGCCAACGAGGACGTCGAGTTGGGTGGCGTGCTGATCAAGAAGGGGCAGCGGGTGGTGATGTCCTACCGGTCGGCCAACTTCGACGAAGACGTCTTCGAGGACCCGCACTCGTTCAACATCTTGCGCGATCCGAATCCGCACGTCGGCTTTGGCGGCACCGGCGCGCACTACTGCATCGGCGCGAACTTGGCCCGCATGACGATCAACCTGATCTTCAACGCGGTTGCCGATCAGATGCCGGACATCACGTCGGTCGGCGAACCCGAGCGGCTACGGTCAGGGTGGCTCAACGGCATCAAGCACTGGCAGGTCGACTACACGGGAAAGAGTGCGGTGACGTCTTAA
- a CDS encoding MaoC family dehydratase, whose translation MPIDVDVALAVELEPLEFSWSSSDIQLYHLGLGAGGNPMDPRELRYLIDDTPQVLPTFGNVAASFHMTKPPTVQFPGIDIELGKVLHASERIEVPGPLPPSGSATAVTRFTDIWDKGKAAVIWSETTASAPDGTVLWTQRRSIFARGEGGFGGERGPSSSDVAPERAPDLELDVPLLPQQALLYRLCGDRNPLHSDPEFAAAAGFSQPILHGLCTYGMTCKAITDALLDGDATAVAAYGARFSGVAFPGETLRVNVWKEDGRFVAAVVAPSRDNAVVLSGVELVPA comes from the coding sequence ATGCCGATCGATGTAGACGTCGCGCTGGCTGTCGAGCTGGAGCCGCTTGAATTCTCTTGGTCCAGCAGCGATATCCAGCTCTACCACCTTGGGCTGGGCGCGGGCGGCAACCCGATGGATCCGCGCGAGCTGCGCTACCTGATCGACGACACCCCGCAGGTGCTGCCGACGTTCGGCAATGTCGCGGCGTCGTTCCACATGACCAAGCCGCCGACGGTGCAGTTCCCGGGCATCGACATCGAGCTGGGCAAGGTGCTGCACGCCAGCGAGCGGATCGAGGTGCCCGGGCCGCTGCCGCCGTCCGGATCCGCCACGGCCGTCACCCGATTCACCGATATCTGGGACAAGGGCAAGGCTGCGGTGATCTGGAGCGAGACGACGGCGTCCGCGCCGGACGGCACCGTGTTGTGGACGCAGCGACGCTCGATCTTCGCCCGCGGGGAAGGCGGATTCGGTGGCGAGCGCGGGCCGTCGTCGTCGGACGTAGCGCCGGAGCGGGCGCCCGACCTGGAGCTCGATGTGCCGTTGTTGCCGCAGCAGGCGCTGCTGTACCGGTTGTGCGGCGACCGTAATCCGCTGCACTCCGACCCCGAATTCGCCGCTGCTGCAGGCTTTTCCCAGCCGATTCTGCATGGCCTGTGCACCTACGGCATGACCTGCAAGGCCATCACCGACGCGCTGCTCGACGGCGACGCGACGGCCGTGGCCGCCTACGGTGCCCGCTTTTCCGGTGTCGCGTTCCCAGGCGAGACGTTGCGGGTCAACGTGTGGAAGGAAGACGGCCGCTTCGTGGCCGCCGTCGTCGCGCCGTCGCGCGACAACGCGGTGGTGCTGTCCGGCGTTGAACTGGTGCCGGCCTAG
- a CDS encoding bifunctional MaoC family dehydratase N-terminal/OB-fold nucleic acid binding domain-containing protein, translating to MTDIKEAVAEITATVVAKPRDARDPVNQPIINNWVEALGDRNPIYVDEAAAKAAGHPGIVAPPAMIQVWTMFGLGGERPTDDPMGPIMQLFDDAGYIGVVATNCEQTYHRYLRPGEQVTIHSEMRDVVGPKQTGLGEGWFINQHITWRVGDEDVAEMAWRILKFKPREDASASSVPDDLDADAMMRPAMSRDTAFFWEGVKAHELRIQRRPDGSLQHPPVPAVWQDKVEPIDYVVASGRGTVYSYVVHHAPKVPGRTLPFVIALVELEEGVRLLGELRGVDHAEIKIGMPVRATYIDFPAGESGPEWSLYAWEPDA from the coding sequence ATGACCGATATCAAGGAAGCGGTTGCGGAGATCACCGCCACCGTCGTCGCGAAGCCGCGCGACGCCCGGGATCCGGTGAACCAGCCGATCATCAACAACTGGGTGGAAGCGCTCGGCGATCGCAACCCGATCTATGTGGACGAGGCCGCCGCCAAGGCCGCCGGTCATCCGGGAATTGTCGCGCCGCCGGCCATGATTCAGGTGTGGACGATGTTCGGTCTGGGTGGGGAACGCCCGACCGACGACCCGATGGGTCCGATCATGCAGCTGTTCGACGACGCCGGCTACATCGGGGTGGTCGCCACCAACTGCGAGCAGACCTATCATCGGTACCTGCGTCCGGGCGAGCAGGTCACCATCCATTCCGAGATGCGCGACGTCGTCGGACCCAAGCAGACCGGTCTCGGTGAGGGCTGGTTCATCAACCAGCACATCACCTGGCGGGTCGGCGACGAGGACGTCGCCGAGATGGCTTGGCGCATTCTGAAATTCAAGCCGCGCGAGGATGCTTCGGCGTCGTCGGTGCCGGACGACCTGGACGCCGACGCCATGATGCGTCCGGCGATGTCGCGTGACACCGCCTTCTTCTGGGAGGGTGTCAAGGCCCACGAGCTGCGCATCCAGCGGCGGCCCGACGGCAGCCTGCAGCACCCGCCGGTGCCGGCGGTCTGGCAGGACAAAGTCGAGCCCATCGACTACGTGGTGGCCAGCGGTCGTGGCACGGTGTACAGCTACGTCGTGCACCACGCCCCGAAGGTGCCCGGGCGCACGTTGCCCTTCGTGATCGCGCTGGTCGAACTCGAAGAGGGCGTTCGTCTGCTCGGCGAACTGCGCGGCGTCGACCATGCCGAAATCAAAATCGGAATGCCGGTTCGCGCAACCTATATCGACTTCCCGGCCGGTGAATCCGGCCCGGAGTGGAGCCTTTACGCCTGGGAGCCGGACGCATGA
- a CDS encoding acyl-CoA dehydrogenase family protein, protein MDFDLTATQQAVADVATSVLERDLGWDALVSGGVTALPVPERLGGDGVGLPEVATVLTEVGRHGAVTPALATLGFGVLPLLDLASDEQQDRFLAGLTKGAKGGVLTASLNEPGSALPDRPAITFADGRLSGTKVAVAYAEQADWIIVTADSAVVVVSPKAEGVELVRTPTSNGSEEYTVTFAAVAVPDTDVLAGATARRVNELALAAIGAFTDGLVAGALRLTADYVAGRKQFGKPLSTFQTVAAQLAEVYIASRTIDLAAKSVVWRLSEGRDADDDLDVLGYWITSQAPPVMQICHHLHGGMGMDITYPMHRYYSTIKDLARLLGGSSHRLDLVGAQCS, encoded by the coding sequence ATGGACTTCGATCTCACTGCGACGCAACAAGCCGTCGCGGATGTGGCTACGTCGGTACTCGAAAGGGATTTGGGCTGGGACGCTTTGGTCAGTGGGGGTGTGACGGCGCTTCCGGTGCCCGAGCGCCTCGGCGGCGACGGCGTCGGGCTGCCCGAGGTCGCCACGGTGCTGACCGAGGTGGGCCGCCACGGCGCCGTCACGCCGGCGCTGGCCACACTGGGCTTCGGTGTGCTGCCGCTGCTGGATCTGGCATCCGATGAACAGCAGGACCGGTTCCTGGCCGGCTTGACTAAAGGGGCCAAGGGTGGGGTGCTGACCGCGTCACTCAACGAGCCCGGCTCGGCGCTGCCCGACCGGCCCGCCATCACCTTCGCCGACGGGCGGTTGTCGGGCACCAAAGTCGCTGTGGCCTATGCCGAACAAGCAGATTGGATCATCGTGACGGCCGACAGCGCGGTCGTCGTGGTGTCGCCGAAGGCCGAGGGTGTGGAGTTGGTTCGCACCCCGACGTCGAATGGCTCCGAGGAGTACACGGTGACGTTCGCCGCGGTAGCGGTTCCCGACACCGACGTGCTGGCCGGCGCCACCGCGCGCCGCGTCAATGAGCTGGCGCTGGCGGCGATCGGCGCCTTCACCGACGGGCTGGTTGCCGGGGCGCTGCGGCTGACCGCGGACTACGTGGCCGGGCGCAAGCAGTTCGGCAAGCCACTGTCGACCTTCCAAACCGTCGCGGCGCAGCTGGCCGAGGTGTACATCGCTTCGCGCACCATCGATTTGGCGGCGAAGTCGGTGGTCTGGCGCCTGTCCGAGGGCCGGGACGCCGACGACGACTTGGACGTGCTCGGTTACTGGATCACGTCGCAGGCCCCGCCGGTGATGCAGATCTGCCATCACCTGCACGGCGGCATGGGCATGGACATCACCTACCCCATGCACCGGTACTACTCGACGATCAAAGACCTGGCCCGGCTGCTGGGCGGGTCGTCTCATCGTCTCGACCTGGTGGGAGCGCAATGTTCATAG
- the kstD gene encoding 3-oxosteroid 1-dehydrogenase, translated as MTAQEYDVVVVGSGGAGMVAALAAAHRGLSTLVIEKAPHFGGSTARSGGGVWIPNNEVLKRDGVKDTPEAARTYLHGIVGNVVEPERIDTYLQRGPEMLSFVLKNTPLKMCWVPRYSDYYPEAPGGRAEGRSIEPKPFDARKLGPDEDGLEPAYGKVPLNVVVMQQDYVRLNMLKRHPRGVLRSLKVGARTMWAKSTGKNLVGMGRALIAPLRIGLQQAGVPVQLNTALTDLYVEDGVVRGVYVRDTGAAESAEPQLIRARRGVILASGGFEHNEQMRVKYQRAPITTEWTVGAKANTGDGIIAGEKLGAALDIMEDAWWGPTVPLVGAPWFALSERNSPGSIIVNMSGKRFMNESMPYVEACHHMYGGEFGQGPGPGENIPAWLVFDQQYRDRYIFAGLQPGQRIPTKWMESGVIIKADTLEELAAQAGLPVAEFTATVARFNGFARTGVDEDFRRGESAYDRYYGDPTNKPNPNLGELTHAPYYAAKMVPGDLGTKGGIRTDVHGRALRDDGSIIDGLYAAGNVSAPVMGHTYPGPGGTIGPAMTFGYLAALHIAGEN; from the coding sequence ATGACAGCGCAGGAGTACGACGTCGTCGTGGTCGGAAGCGGCGGAGCCGGCATGGTGGCTGCCCTCGCCGCCGCGCACCGAGGCCTTTCGACACTAGTCATCGAGAAGGCCCCGCATTTCGGCGGCTCCACCGCACGCTCAGGGGGCGGCGTCTGGATCCCGAACAATGAGGTCCTCAAGCGCGACGGCGTGAAGGACACCCCCGAGGCTGCCCGCACCTACCTGCACGGAATCGTCGGCAACGTGGTCGAGCCGGAGCGCATCGACACCTACCTGCAGCGCGGTCCCGAGATGCTGTCGTTCGTGCTGAAGAACACGCCCCTGAAGATGTGCTGGGTGCCGCGTTACTCGGACTACTACCCCGAGGCGCCCGGCGGGCGCGCGGAGGGGCGTTCGATCGAGCCCAAGCCGTTCGACGCGCGCAAGCTGGGTCCCGACGAGGACGGGCTGGAGCCGGCTTACGGCAAGGTCCCGCTCAATGTGGTTGTGATGCAGCAGGACTACGTGCGTCTGAACATGCTGAAGCGGCACCCGCGGGGAGTGCTGCGCAGCTTGAAGGTCGGCGCCCGCACGATGTGGGCGAAGAGCACCGGTAAAAACCTGGTCGGCATGGGGCGAGCGTTGATCGCGCCGTTGCGGATCGGGTTGCAGCAGGCCGGTGTTCCGGTCCAGCTGAACACCGCGCTGACCGACCTGTACGTCGAGGACGGCGTGGTTCGGGGTGTGTACGTACGGGACACCGGCGCGGCGGAATCCGCTGAGCCGCAGCTGATCCGGGCCAGGCGCGGAGTGATCCTGGCCAGCGGTGGCTTCGAGCACAACGAGCAGATGCGGGTGAAGTACCAGCGCGCACCGATCACCACCGAGTGGACCGTCGGCGCCAAGGCCAACACCGGCGACGGCATCATCGCCGGCGAAAAGCTGGGCGCCGCACTGGATATCATGGAGGACGCCTGGTGGGGCCCGACGGTGCCGCTGGTCGGCGCGCCGTGGTTCGCACTGTCGGAGCGCAATTCGCCGGGGTCGATCATCGTCAACATGTCCGGCAAGCGGTTCATGAACGAGTCGATGCCCTACGTCGAGGCCTGCCATCACATGTATGGCGGAGAATTCGGCCAGGGACCCGGGCCGGGCGAGAACATTCCGGCATGGCTGGTGTTCGACCAGCAGTACCGCGACCGCTACATCTTCGCCGGACTGCAGCCGGGACAACGCATTCCGACCAAGTGGATGGAATCCGGCGTCATCATCAAGGCCGACACGCTCGAGGAGCTGGCCGCGCAGGCCGGTCTGCCCGTCGCCGAGTTCACCGCGACCGTGGCACGATTCAACGGCTTCGCCCGCACCGGCGTCGACGAGGACTTCCGCCGCGGCGAGAGCGCCTACGACAGGTACTACGGCGACCCCACCAACAAGCCCAACCCGAACCTCGGCGAGCTCACCCACGCACCGTATTACGCCGCCAAGATGGTGCCCGGCGACCTGGGGACCAAGGGCGGTATCCGCACCGACGTCCACGGCCGGGCGCTGCGCGACGACGGCAGCATCATCGACGGCCTGTACGCCGCGGGCAACGTCAGCGCGCCGGTGATGGGGCACACCTACCCGGGTCCGGGCGGCACCATTGGGCCGGCGATGACCTTCGGGTATCTCGCCGCGCTGCACATCGCAGGAGAGAACTGA